From Luteibacter yeojuensis:
TCGTGCCCAACTTCCGCAGCGACTGGTATCCACTGTCGTCGCGGCTCGCCCGCGGCGAGTGGCGCGGCTCGCCGAACGTCACGCCCACCTTCGCCAGCGAGAGCTTCATCGACGAACTCGCGCACGCCACGAAGACGAATCCGCTCGACTTCCGCCTGGCCCTGCTGGGCGACCCCCGGCAGCTGCCGTACAACGGCCGCGGCGGCCCGATCGACACGGGCCGCCTGGCCAACGTGCTGAAGCTGGCCGCCGACAAGCTCGACTGGAGCCGCTGGCTGCGCAGCGAGAACGGCCTGGGTATCGCCTGCGCCTATGTATTCGGCGCCTATGTGGCGCATGCCATCGAAGTGGCGCCGACCGACGAGGGCATCGACATCCGCCGCGTGGTCTGCGTGGCCGACGTCGGCCGCGCCATCAATCCGCTTGGCCTCGAAGCGCAGTTGCAGGGCGCCACGGTGGATGCGCTTTCCACCGCCCTCAACCTCGCCATCACGGTGAAGGACGGTAAGGTGCAGCAGACAGGCTTCCGCGATTATCCGATCGCCGCCACCCAGCCCATGCCGTACGAGGTGGAGACGGTCGTCGTGCCGTCCACCGCCTCGCCCGCGGGGGCGAGCGTGGTCGCCGTGCCGTCGGCGGCACCGGCACTGGCGAATGCCGTCTTCCGCGCCACGGCGGTCCGCGTGCGGCGTTTGCCCCTGCTGCGCGAGCTGGCGCGGCTGCGCTAGTCCGACTCCCTATCTCCCGAGGTATCGCATGACCATCGCATCGTTCACCTCGGGCCCGTCGGCGCGACGGACCGACGCCGACCTGATCGGCAGCAACAAACGCTTCTACGACGCCCTGTGGTCGGAGGCGAAGCTGTTCGCGCCGGAACAGTTCAACACCTGGCCCCTCGTGGCCGAGCTGGCGGCCCAGACCGCGCGCCGGCTGGAGGTGGCTCCTGGCCTGCGCCCGCGGTTGCCGCTCGCGGACACCCAGTTCGTCGACCTCAGCCGCCCGGCCCTGGCGGAACTGGGCCGCCACGGTGCGCGCGTGGCCAACGCGATGATCGGCGCCCTGCCGTTCCGCGACGCCAGTTTCGACTTCGTCTGCGCGTTCGACATCCTCGAGCACGTGGTCGACGACGAGGGGGCCCTGGGCGAACTGGCCCGCGTGTCGGAACCCGGCGCGCGCCTGTTGATCTCGGTACCCCTCCATCCGGATGCCTGGACCGCCTTCGACGATTTCGTGGGCCATTACCGGCGCTACGAGCCGGAGGCCATCCGCGCGCTGCTCGCCCGCCACGGCTTCGCCATCGAGCGCAGCGCGGTGTACGGCATGCAGCCGAAGTCCTCGAAGCTGCTCGACCTGGGCCAGTGGTTCCTGACCCACCAGAGAGCCCGGGCGATGTGGTGGTACAACCGCGTCTTCATGCCGCTGGGCGTGCGCTTCCAGAAGCCGCTGGCCTTCACGCCGGGCTTCGAGCCGGCGCCGGGCGTGGACGAGGTTCTGCTGGTCTGCCGCAAAACCGGGATTTAAATCGAGCAAAAACAGCAGCTTCACACATGGCGCGGCGCAACTGGTTATGATGCGCGGCATTCCCAGGTCGCGGACTCAAGCTGCATGCTCTATCTCATGCACGAATGGCAACGCTCGATGCTCAGCCCACTTTCCTATTGGGCCGAGGCTGGCGCCAAGATGTTCGGCGACATCGCCAGCCCCTTCGCCCGCATGCCGGGTGCCGACCGGGCGGCGGCGGGCTGCGAGTT
This genomic window contains:
- a CDS encoding class I SAM-dependent methyltransferase, yielding MTIASFTSGPSARRTDADLIGSNKRFYDALWSEAKLFAPEQFNTWPLVAELAAQTARRLEVAPGLRPRLPLADTQFVDLSRPALAELGRHGARVANAMIGALPFRDASFDFVCAFDILEHVVDDEGALGELARVSEPGARLLISVPLHPDAWTAFDDFVGHYRRYEPEAIRALLARHGFAIERSAVYGMQPKSSKLLDLGQWFLTHQRARAMWWYNRVFMPLGVRFQKPLAFTPGFEPAPGVDEVLLVCRKTGI